The following proteins are encoded in a genomic region of Mycobacterium kiyosense:
- a CDS encoding putative sulfotransferase, whose product MDNSAGFDRAAIMADAQRKESLTDWGPGEFEEPLQVLLADYARAELNAIGTHILRSGLVHSLRMRLRTQEWVRRHPEILDEQVQAPIVVVGMMRSGTTLLQRLLAADPRLSCAYGWEVVEVAPRLGYRFDGQGGPDPRIAISEAREAKSRELAPELFTIHPMYAREAEEEIVFLADAFLSHVPESGANLPHYRSWLDAQDFTPAYDYLHRMLQFLQWQKRQRGQQPRRWVLKSPAHLGYLDLLRAQFEDLHLVHMHRNPRTTIASGAGLNATLHAMHADTVDRARVGAQWLQRMGWTNDRAVAARDGWDDDAARVTDVGFDAAVADPIGQVARVYDAVGLPLSAPAEDAMRRWLRERPREPARPAYGLAEYGLRPEQVDERFSLYNKRFAEFIDERIH is encoded by the coding sequence GTGGACAACTCAGCCGGCTTCGACCGCGCGGCGATCATGGCCGACGCGCAACGCAAAGAATCGCTGACGGATTGGGGCCCAGGCGAATTCGAGGAACCGCTGCAGGTGTTGCTGGCCGACTACGCGCGGGCCGAACTGAACGCGATCGGCACCCACATCCTGCGCTCGGGCCTGGTGCACAGCCTGCGGATGCGGCTGCGCACCCAGGAGTGGGTCCGGCGGCACCCGGAGATACTGGACGAGCAGGTGCAGGCACCCATCGTGGTGGTCGGCATGATGCGCAGCGGAACCACGCTGCTGCAACGACTCCTGGCCGCCGACCCGCGCTTGAGCTGCGCCTACGGCTGGGAGGTGGTCGAGGTCGCGCCCCGGCTCGGCTACCGGTTCGACGGCCAAGGTGGCCCGGACCCACGCATCGCCATCAGCGAAGCGCGCGAAGCCAAGTCGCGCGAACTGGCGCCGGAGTTGTTCACCATTCATCCGATGTACGCGCGCGAGGCCGAGGAGGAGATCGTCTTCCTGGCCGACGCGTTCCTGTCGCACGTTCCGGAATCCGGCGCGAACCTGCCGCACTACCGATCCTGGCTCGACGCACAGGATTTCACGCCGGCCTACGACTACCTGCACCGCATGCTGCAGTTCCTGCAATGGCAGAAACGACAGCGTGGCCAACAGCCGCGCCGCTGGGTGCTCAAATCGCCTGCCCACCTTGGCTATCTGGACTTGTTGCGCGCGCAGTTCGAGGATCTGCACCTCGTCCATATGCACCGGAATCCGCGCACCACCATCGCCTCCGGCGCCGGTCTCAACGCCACTCTGCACGCCATGCACGCCGACACCGTGGACCGCGCCCGGGTGGGCGCGCAGTGGCTGCAGCGGATGGGCTGGACCAACGACCGGGCCGTGGCTGCCCGGGACGGCTGGGATGACGATGCCGCACGGGTGACCGACGTCGGGTTCGACGCCGCGGTGGCCGATCCGATCGGGCAGGTGGCCCGGGTCTACGACGCCGTCGGTCTCCCGCTGAGCGCGCCGGCCGAGGACGCGATGCGGCGCTGGCTGCGCGAGCGGCCCCGGGAGCCGGCGCGTCCGGCCTACGGGCTGGCCGAATACGGTCTGCGGCCCGAACAGGTCGACGAGCGATTCAGTCTGTACAACAAGCGTTTTGCAGAATTCATCGACGAGAGGATCCATTGA
- a CDS encoding dehydrogenase, which produces MAVVTLPWTPARLGDLSGKRVIVTGATNGVGLGTARALANAGAHVILAVRNTELGEQRAAQIAGSTSVVKLDLADLSSVRAFPDLIDGDVDILINNAGTLTDRRKDTVDGFEMTLGTNLLGPFALTNLLLPRVRSQIVNVGSDAHRSATLRLDDLHLRRNKWSRLGAYAQSKLTVMLWGLELDRRLRAAGSPVVSQLTHPGWVASNLSHLSDSGLMSLAHKVTKSLADRLGNDIDQGAAPTLFCISEPVPPGSYIGVSGRGGLRGDPVFIGRSAVAGDYDTAARLVAFAEAETGTTVPL; this is translated from the coding sequence TTGGCCGTTGTGACGTTACCCTGGACTCCCGCCCGGCTCGGCGATCTGAGCGGCAAGCGAGTCATCGTGACCGGAGCGACCAACGGCGTCGGCCTGGGAACCGCGCGCGCCCTGGCCAACGCCGGCGCACATGTCATCCTCGCGGTGCGCAACACCGAACTCGGTGAGCAGCGTGCCGCCCAGATCGCAGGCTCGACGTCGGTGGTCAAGCTCGACCTGGCCGACCTGTCCTCGGTGCGCGCCTTCCCCGATCTGATCGACGGAGACGTCGACATCCTGATCAACAACGCCGGAACCCTGACCGACCGGCGCAAGGACACCGTCGACGGCTTCGAGATGACGCTGGGCACCAACCTGCTCGGACCGTTCGCGCTGACGAACCTGCTGCTGCCGCGGGTGCGTTCGCAGATCGTCAATGTCGGCTCGGACGCGCACCGCTCGGCGACACTGCGACTCGACGATCTGCACCTGCGCCGCAACAAGTGGTCGCGGCTGGGGGCCTACGCGCAGTCGAAGCTCACGGTGATGTTGTGGGGCCTGGAGTTGGACCGCCGGCTGCGTGCGGCGGGCTCACCGGTCGTCAGCCAGCTCACGCACCCCGGTTGGGTCGCCTCGAACCTTTCGCATCTTTCCGACTCCGGGCTGATGTCGTTGGCGCACAAGGTAACTAAGAGTCTGGCCGATCGGCTGGGCAACGACATCGACCAGGGTGCTGCGCCCACCCTGTTCTGCATCAGCGAACCGGTGCCGCCGGGCAGCTACATCGGTGTCAGCGGTAGGGGAGGGCTGCGGGGCGATCCGGTGTTCATCGGACGTTCGGCCGTCGCCGGCGATTACGACACGGCGGCCCGGCTGGTGGCGTTCGCCGAAGCGGAGACCGGCACCACCGTGCCGCTTTGA